The Streptomyces sp. NBC_01197 genome window below encodes:
- a CDS encoding ADP-ribosylglycohydrolase family protein, producing the protein MTTQLTRPAAELSGRDPHRRVEGLLLGIAAGDAAGWPAGRHRAALLPNWTRRLTRELDTFAEQNATTTLPVPIALNQPPAPLQLGPSDDAEWATFTARAILSAATAGPSDLAPQQRVRSALALAWNALADEVAAASARADEIESALIPLRARISVRAGLGNLAAGLRPPATGHDNPHHFDDAACVRAAVLAVVHPGDPAAAADLAEFDARYTQDGDGVHGARAMAAAVAAALGGATAPVCVDEALAQLPDGSEIRRNALHAVALARTATAAGTGRPGSAFALVPVLEHEIVDHVYSYGIAAAETVPVALAMTLAAGGALTEAVPTAACLSRVADSAPALAGALTGAIGGAGSLPDTWRDSCRTLVGCALPQLAGTDLVEVAARLASHLHVLPEGTRS; encoded by the coding sequence GTGACGACACAGCTGACCCGTCCCGCCGCCGAGCTGTCCGGCCGCGATCCGCACCGCCGGGTGGAGGGCCTGCTCCTGGGGATCGCCGCGGGTGACGCCGCCGGCTGGCCGGCCGGGCGGCACCGCGCGGCGCTGCTGCCCAACTGGACCCGCAGGCTCACCCGCGAACTGGACACCTTCGCCGAGCAGAACGCGACCACCACACTGCCGGTGCCCATCGCCCTGAACCAGCCGCCGGCCCCGCTCCAGCTGGGGCCGTCCGACGACGCCGAGTGGGCCACGTTCACCGCGCGGGCCATCCTGTCGGCCGCCACCGCCGGGCCCAGCGATCTCGCCCCGCAGCAGCGGGTGCGCTCCGCGCTGGCGCTGGCCTGGAACGCGCTCGCCGACGAGGTGGCCGCCGCGTCGGCCCGGGCCGACGAGATCGAGTCGGCGCTGATCCCGCTGCGCGCCCGGATCTCCGTACGGGCCGGTCTCGGGAATCTGGCGGCGGGGCTGCGGCCCCCCGCCACCGGCCACGACAATCCACACCACTTCGACGACGCCGCCTGTGTGCGCGCCGCGGTACTCGCCGTGGTGCACCCCGGTGACCCGGCAGCCGCCGCCGACCTCGCGGAGTTCGACGCCCGCTACACCCAGGACGGCGACGGGGTGCACGGCGCCCGCGCGATGGCAGCCGCGGTCGCCGCCGCACTGGGCGGGGCGACAGCCCCGGTCTGTGTGGACGAGGCGCTCGCGCAGCTCCCCGACGGCAGCGAGATCCGCCGCAACGCACTGCACGCGGTAGCGCTCGCCCGGACCGCGACGGCCGCCGGAACGGGCCGCCCCGGCAGTGCGTTCGCGCTGGTCCCCGTACTGGAGCACGAGATCGTCGACCACGTGTACAGCTACGGGATCGCCGCCGCCGAGACGGTGCCCGTCGCCCTGGCGATGACACTCGCGGCCGGTGGCGCGCTCACCGAGGCGGTGCCCACCGCCGCCTGTCTGTCCCGGGTCGCCGACTCGGCGCCCGCCCTGGCAGGCGCACTCACCGGTGCCATCGGCGGCGCCGGGTCCCTGCCCGACACCTGGCGGGACAGCTGCCGCACCCTCGTCGGCTGCGCCCTGCCCCAGCTGGCCGGCACCGACCTCGTCGAGGTCGCCGCACGGCTCGCCTCCCATCTGCATGTCCTCCCGGAAGGAACCCGCTCATGA
- a CDS encoding ADP-ribosylglycohydrolase family protein produces MSGSPGPAPEADTANGPPPARLRHERTGLPGTLRDRARGALLGLAVGDALGAPAENMKPSRIRERWGRIEGFVLDEPAGTDDTEYAIFSGLLLAQHGSALTVAHVEAAWHLWIADRDEGPFRGAGFSERGTLENLRRGLAAPISAQHRHAWSDGLAMRAAPFGVYATGRPAEAARLVAVDGTVSHDGEGIYGGQAVAAGVAAAMVSDSPDAVVQAALSVIPEDSWTARSLHRAVSAARRAVPGPDGSPLPVERAVRSAVVIGGYPWTDLAPEAVGLAFGAFIAARGDFRGSVLTAVNMGRDADTTAAVAGSLAGALGGESGIPAHWAEAIGPVRGSCLPAMAGRHILDVADGLLPRQAADNTDTANDNRQAAS; encoded by the coding sequence ATGAGCGGCAGCCCAGGCCCGGCCCCCGAAGCAGACACGGCGAACGGACCACCCCCGGCCCGGCTCCGGCACGAGCGGACCGGTCTTCCCGGTACGCTCCGGGACCGCGCCCGCGGCGCCCTCCTCGGCCTCGCCGTTGGTGACGCCCTCGGGGCCCCCGCCGAGAACATGAAGCCCTCCCGGATCAGGGAGCGCTGGGGCCGTATCGAGGGCTTCGTCCTGGACGAGCCCGCGGGTACGGACGACACCGAGTACGCGATCTTCTCGGGGCTGCTGCTCGCCCAGCACGGTTCGGCGCTGACCGTCGCCCATGTCGAGGCGGCGTGGCACCTGTGGATCGCCGACCGCGACGAAGGGCCGTTCCGCGGCGCCGGGTTCAGTGAGCGCGGCACCCTGGAGAACCTGCGGCGCGGTCTTGCGGCTCCGATCTCCGCCCAGCACCGGCACGCGTGGAGCGACGGGCTCGCCATGCGGGCCGCGCCGTTCGGGGTGTACGCGACGGGGCGGCCCGCCGAGGCGGCCAGGCTGGTCGCGGTGGACGGCACGGTCAGCCATGACGGCGAGGGGATCTACGGCGGGCAGGCCGTCGCCGCCGGAGTGGCCGCCGCCATGGTGAGCGACAGCCCCGACGCGGTGGTGCAGGCCGCGCTCTCGGTGATCCCCGAGGACTCCTGGACCGCGCGCTCACTGCACCGCGCGGTCAGCGCGGCCCGCCGGGCGGTACCGGGGCCGGACGGTTCGCCGCTGCCGGTCGAACGCGCGGTGCGCTCGGCCGTCGTCATCGGCGGATACCCGTGGACCGATCTGGCACCCGAGGCGGTGGGCCTCGCCTTCGGGGCGTTCATCGCCGCACGCGGCGACTTCCGGGGCTCGGTGCTGACGGCCGTGAACATGGGCCGCGACGCCGACACCACGGCGGCCGTCGCGGGCTCCCTCGCCGGGGCACTCGGCGGCGAGAGCGGCATCCCCGCCCACTGGGCCGAAGCCATCGGGCCGGTACGCGGCAGCTGTCTGCCCGCCATGGCGGGACGCCACATCCTCGACGTCGCCGACGGTCTCCTGCCGCGGCAGGCAGCGGACAACACCGATACAGCGAACGACAACAGGCAGGCCGCCTCGTGA
- a CDS encoding ABC transporter substrate-binding protein encodes MRTRTRILTAALAAAAGLVLVTGCDQGGSDDSSGRVTLQFLSLAWQKDSVAANKALVAQWNRQHPDVQVTYVQGSWDGIHDQLLTSFEGGQAPDIIHDDASDLTDFAYGGYLADIRGMLPASLRKDIPRQSWDMATFGKGIYGVPFLQEPRVMVANTKLLKASGVRIPTVEHPWSWQEFEQVSKKLTVRGPGGKTRQYGVAWSMKEPVSQSVNSSASTGGQIFKKAGGKNKVSFDAADSAVAQVINRQINQDHTAPKSSLGMGGSDTLPGFFAGKYAMVPLNFSFRQQVQQQAPKGFGWTVLPMPAGSGPRGSSQGVVPQTLSVSQDSRHKQAAVDFISFLTQGKNAARLALGDWLLPDSRSALTDPALRTPENGWRTGSEMAGGLVPSPVLGVRGYAEWKDKIATPAFQEYYNGSIGLSSLRSKLTGDGQRVLDRYQR; translated from the coding sequence ATGCGCACCCGTACCCGGATCCTTACCGCGGCGCTGGCCGCCGCTGCCGGGCTGGTCCTCGTCACCGGCTGCGACCAGGGCGGCAGCGACGACTCCTCGGGCCGTGTCACGCTGCAATTCCTCAGCCTGGCCTGGCAGAAGGACTCCGTGGCCGCCAACAAGGCGCTGGTCGCGCAGTGGAACAGGCAGCACCCCGACGTCCAGGTCACGTACGTGCAGGGCAGCTGGGACGGCATCCACGACCAGCTGCTCACCTCCTTCGAGGGCGGCCAGGCGCCGGACATCATCCATGACGACGCGTCGGACCTCACGGACTTCGCGTACGGCGGCTACCTCGCCGACATACGCGGGATGCTGCCCGCGTCGCTGCGCAAGGACATCCCCCGGCAGTCCTGGGACATGGCCACCTTCGGCAAGGGGATCTACGGCGTGCCGTTCCTCCAGGAGCCGCGCGTCATGGTCGCGAACACCAAACTGCTCAAGGCGTCGGGCGTACGGATCCCGACCGTCGAACACCCCTGGAGCTGGCAGGAGTTCGAGCAGGTGTCGAAGAAGCTCACGGTCAGGGGGCCGGGCGGGAAGACCCGGCAGTACGGCGTCGCCTGGTCGATGAAGGAGCCGGTGAGCCAGTCCGTCAACAGCTCCGCTTCCACCGGCGGGCAGATCTTCAAAAAGGCCGGCGGCAAGAACAAGGTGAGCTTCGACGCCGCCGACTCGGCGGTGGCCCAGGTCATCAACCGGCAGATCAACCAGGACCACACCGCCCCCAAGAGCAGTCTGGGCATGGGCGGTTCGGACACCCTGCCCGGGTTCTTCGCCGGCAAGTACGCCATGGTGCCGCTGAACTTCTCCTTCCGGCAGCAGGTCCAGCAGCAGGCGCCGAAGGGCTTCGGCTGGACCGTCCTGCCGATGCCCGCGGGGAGCGGGCCGCGGGGCAGCTCGCAGGGGGTCGTACCGCAGACCCTGTCGGTCTCGCAGGACTCCCGGCACAAACAGGCGGCGGTCGACTTCATCTCCTTCCTCACCCAGGGCAAGAACGCCGCGCGCCTGGCCCTCGGCGACTGGCTGCTGCCCGACAGCCGCTCGGCGCTGACGGACCCGGCACTGCGCACCCCGGAGAACGGCTGGCGCACCGGCAGCGAGATGGCCGGCGGCCTGGTCCCCTCCCCCGTACTCGGGGTGCGCGGTTACGCCGAGTGGAAGGACAAGATCGCCACCCCCGCCTTCCAGGAGTACTACAACGGCTCGATCGGTCTGAGCTCGCTGCGCTCCAAGCTGACCGGCGACGGCCAGCGGGTCCTCGACCGGTACCAGCGCTGA
- a CDS encoding carbohydrate ABC transporter permease: MSVPARLRARRTAGRTGQYLALLCYLVFLAFPLVWLVSTAFKPPRELGSISPTWLPVHPTLDNFRAAFDAQPLLHSALNSLIVAGSATVISVALAVPAAYALVRFRSRMSTVANGWVLVSQMFPFVLIIIPLFLVLKNLHLINSLAGLVAVYVVWNLPFSLWMLQGYVKAVPVTLEEAAAVDGAGRLRTLVSVVFPLLTPGLVATAMFTFVTAWNEFFFALVLLKSPENQTMSVILTRFLGAEGVADLGPLAAASVIATIPSLLFFALLQRRLVGGMLAGAVKG; encoded by the coding sequence ATGAGTGTCCCCGCACGGCTCCGCGCCCGGCGGACGGCCGGCCGCACCGGTCAGTACCTCGCCCTCCTGTGCTACCTGGTCTTCCTGGCGTTCCCGCTGGTGTGGCTGGTGTCCACCGCGTTCAAGCCCCCCAGGGAACTCGGGTCCATCAGCCCGACCTGGCTCCCAGTACACCCGACCCTGGACAACTTCAGGGCCGCCTTCGACGCGCAGCCGCTGCTGCACTCCGCGCTCAACAGCCTCATCGTGGCGGGCAGCGCGACGGTGATCTCGGTGGCGCTCGCGGTGCCCGCCGCGTACGCCCTGGTCCGCTTCCGCAGCCGGATGTCCACGGTGGCCAACGGCTGGGTGCTGGTCAGCCAGATGTTCCCGTTCGTACTGATCATCATCCCGCTGTTCCTGGTGCTGAAGAACCTGCACCTGATCAACTCGCTCGCCGGTCTGGTCGCGGTGTACGTGGTCTGGAACCTGCCGTTCTCGCTCTGGATGCTCCAGGGGTACGTCAAGGCCGTCCCGGTCACGCTGGAGGAGGCCGCGGCCGTCGACGGCGCCGGGCGGCTGCGGACGCTGGTCAGCGTGGTCTTCCCGCTGCTCACCCCGGGTCTGGTCGCGACGGCGATGTTCACCTTCGTCACCGCCTGGAACGAGTTCTTCTTCGCCCTCGTGCTGCTCAAGTCCCCGGAGAACCAGACGATGTCCGTGATCCTGACCCGTTTCCTCGGCGCCGAGGGCGTCGCCGACCTGGGGCCGCTCGCCGCGGCCTCCGTCATCGCGACCATCCCCAGCCTGCTCTTCTTCGCGCTGCTCCAGCGCAGGCTGGTCGGCGGGATGCTCGCAGGGGCGGTGAAGGGCTGA
- a CDS encoding carbohydrate ABC transporter permease, with translation MSLTAARGRDAAGHRGTPPPRTPDQRRRALGLDRGAWFLLAPALIPILVLSVGPLLYGFSLAFTDSQAGRTTPTRFTGLANFGDLLHDSLFWESFRIGIVWAVSVTVLQFVLALGLALLLNENLRFRWLARTLALVPWAMPEVVVGIMWRLVYHPDAGILNKTLTQLHLISDNVDWLTSLSVALPAVIVVGVWAGMPQTTVVLLAGLQNVPVELKEAAQLDGAGLWRRFTSVTGPAIRPVVVAVTALNFIWNFNSFGLVYVLTQGGPGGKTRLPMLFSYEEAFKYGQFGYAAAMGLVMVALIAVFLTVFLRKKLKEEAA, from the coding sequence ATGAGTCTCACCGCAGCCCGGGGCAGAGACGCCGCGGGCCACCGCGGCACCCCACCGCCCCGCACCCCCGACCAGCGCAGACGGGCGCTGGGTCTGGACCGGGGGGCCTGGTTCCTGCTGGCGCCCGCACTGATCCCGATCCTGGTGCTCAGCGTGGGACCGCTGCTGTACGGCTTCTCGCTCGCCTTCACCGACTCGCAGGCCGGGCGCACCACGCCGACGCGGTTCACCGGACTCGCCAACTTCGGCGATCTGCTGCACGACTCACTGTTCTGGGAGTCGTTCCGGATCGGCATCGTGTGGGCGGTCAGCGTCACCGTGCTGCAATTCGTCCTGGCGCTCGGCCTCGCCCTGCTGCTCAACGAGAACCTGCGCTTCCGCTGGCTGGCCCGCACGCTCGCGCTGGTCCCGTGGGCGATGCCCGAGGTGGTCGTCGGGATCATGTGGCGGCTCGTGTACCACCCGGACGCGGGCATTCTCAACAAGACGCTGACCCAGCTGCACCTGATCAGCGACAACGTCGACTGGCTGACCAGCCTCTCGGTGGCGCTCCCGGCCGTGATCGTCGTCGGCGTCTGGGCGGGGATGCCGCAGACCACCGTGGTGCTGCTGGCCGGGCTGCAGAACGTGCCGGTTGAGCTGAAGGAAGCCGCGCAGCTCGACGGCGCCGGGCTGTGGCGCCGCTTCACCAGCGTCACCGGGCCCGCCATCAGGCCGGTGGTGGTCGCGGTGACCGCGCTGAACTTCATCTGGAACTTCAACTCGTTCGGCCTGGTCTATGTGCTGACCCAGGGCGGACCCGGCGGCAAGACCCGGCTGCCGATGCTCTTCTCGTACGAAGAGGCCTTCAAGTACGGACAGTTCGGCTACGCGGCCGCGATGGGCCTGGTGATGGTCGCCCTCATCGCGGTGTTCCTCACCGTGTTCCTGCGCAAGAAGCTCAAGGAGGAGGCGGCATGA
- a CDS encoding LacI family DNA-binding transcriptional regulator, with amino-acid sequence MPQNGTPTIVSIAQRAGVSIASVSRVLNGVGARPDTVARVERAVAELGYVPNAVARSLKGGRTRQLTFAMEDIGNPVYVAMVRGIQSVTRAAGYRLLLHSTDAVVEDELAAIRSLGDRTSDGLILCPIRITGAYAKVLGSAAAPVVIIGSLPENVQVDSVRADSVRGAGLAVRHLYETGRRRIAFINGPLDTVPGRNRATGYRKALDSLGLPYDEALVVNTGFATESGAAAAERLLAASPDALFCANDQLAVGAVRTLHSRGLHIPDDIAVAGMDDSTLAQAAWPPLTSVDLGSVERGRRAAELLLARLGQGAAPEAPQHSTAVPRLVVRASTAPATDLENPRSV; translated from the coding sequence ATGCCGCAGAACGGGACACCGACCATCGTGTCGATCGCCCAGCGCGCCGGGGTGTCCATCGCGTCCGTCTCCCGGGTCCTCAACGGTGTCGGCGCACGCCCCGACACCGTCGCCCGGGTCGAGCGCGCGGTCGCGGAGCTCGGTTACGTACCGAACGCCGTGGCCCGCTCGCTCAAGGGCGGCAGGACCCGGCAGCTGACCTTCGCGATGGAGGACATCGGCAACCCCGTGTACGTGGCGATGGTCCGCGGGATCCAGTCCGTCACCCGGGCCGCCGGATACCGGCTGCTGCTGCACTCCACCGACGCGGTCGTGGAGGACGAGCTCGCCGCCATCCGCAGTCTGGGCGACCGCACCAGCGACGGGCTGATCCTCTGCCCCATCCGCATCACCGGCGCCTACGCGAAGGTGCTCGGCTCGGCGGCAGCGCCGGTCGTGATCATCGGCTCGCTGCCGGAGAACGTCCAGGTCGACAGCGTGCGCGCCGACTCCGTACGCGGCGCCGGGCTCGCCGTACGCCATCTGTACGAGACGGGGCGGCGCAGAATCGCGTTCATCAACGGCCCGCTCGACACGGTGCCCGGACGTAACCGCGCCACGGGCTACCGCAAGGCCCTCGACAGCCTGGGTCTCCCCTACGACGAGGCGCTCGTGGTGAACACCGGCTTCGCCACCGAGTCCGGCGCCGCGGCGGCCGAGCGGCTGCTGGCCGCCTCCCCCGACGCGCTGTTCTGCGCCAACGACCAGCTGGCGGTCGGCGCGGTCCGCACCCTGCACTCCCGCGGGCTGCACATCCCCGACGACATCGCCGTGGCGGGGATGGACGACAGCACCCTGGCCCAGGCCGCCTGGCCGCCGCTGACCAGCGTCGACCTGGGCTCCGTCGAGCGCGGCAGGCGGGCGGCAGAACTGCTGCTCGCCCGGCTGGGCCAGGGCGCGGCCCCTGAAGCACCGCAGCACAGCACCGCCGTACCCCGCCTCGTCGTACGCGCCTCCACCGCGCCGGCGACCGACCTGGAGAACCCGAGGTCCGTATGA
- a CDS encoding VIT1/CCC1 transporter family protein yields the protein MSIMENEAALHEAHRDNHTHRDVNGGWLRPAVFGAMDGLVSNLALMTGVAGGDVSHRTIVITGLVGLAAGAFSMAAGEYTSVASQRELVQAELEVERGELRKHPLDEMKELAALYVSRGVEPQLAAAVAEQLSRDPEQALEIHAREELGIDPDDLPSPLVAAVSSFGAFALGALLPLLPYLLGATALWPALLLALIGLFGCGAVVARVTARSWWYSGLRQLALGGAAAGITYALGALFGTAVS from the coding sequence ATGTCCATCATGGAGAACGAGGCAGCGCTGCACGAGGCGCACCGCGACAACCACACCCACCGGGATGTCAACGGTGGCTGGCTGCGCCCCGCCGTCTTCGGTGCGATGGACGGGCTGGTCTCCAACCTCGCGCTGATGACCGGGGTCGCGGGCGGCGACGTCTCGCACCGCACCATCGTGATCACGGGTCTTGTGGGCCTTGCGGCCGGAGCCTTCTCGATGGCCGCGGGCGAGTACACGTCGGTCGCCTCGCAGCGCGAGCTGGTCCAGGCCGAACTCGAAGTCGAGCGGGGGGAGTTGCGCAAGCACCCGCTGGACGAGATGAAGGAGCTCGCGGCGCTCTACGTGTCGCGCGGGGTGGAGCCCCAGCTGGCGGCCGCGGTCGCCGAACAGCTCTCCAGGGACCCCGAGCAGGCGCTGGAGATCCACGCCAGGGAGGAGCTGGGCATCGACCCGGACGACCTCCCGTCCCCGCTGGTCGCCGCGGTGTCGTCCTTCGGCGCCTTCGCGCTGGGCGCCCTGCTCCCGCTGCTCCCGTATCTGCTCGGCGCCACCGCGCTGTGGCCGGCCCTGCTGCTGGCCCTGATCGGTCTCTTCGGCTGCGGCGCCGTGGTGGCGCGGGTCACCGCACGATCCTGGTGGTACAGCGGGCTCCGGCAGCTGGCGCTGGGAGGGGCGGCGGCCGGGATCACCTATGCGCTGGGTGCGCTGTTCGGCACCGCGGTGAGCTGA